A DNA window from Chryseobacterium sp. MEBOG06 contains the following coding sequences:
- a CDS encoding helix-turn-helix domain-containing protein, whose amino-acid sequence MEQKIHQGRNVKRFREMLGIKQEALALDLGDDWNQKKVSLLEQKEIIEDPLLKRISEVLKIPVEAFQNFDEEQAVNIISNTFTDFKEGASAINIHPVFNPVEAILKMHEEKMELYERMLKEKDEIMGRLERLIGKG is encoded by the coding sequence ATGGAACAAAAAATACATCAGGGACGCAATGTAAAACGATTCAGGGAAATGCTGGGCATTAAGCAGGAAGCATTGGCCCTTGACCTTGGGGACGACTGGAACCAGAAGAAAGTTTCTCTGCTGGAACAGAAAGAAATCATTGAAGACCCTTTACTGAAAAGGATTTCTGAAGTATTGAAAATTCCGGTGGAAGCGTTTCAGAATTTTGATGAGGAGCAGGCGGTGAATATTATTTCTAATACTTTTACTGATTTCAAAGAAGGAGCTTCAGCAATTAATATACATCCTGTTTTTAATCCAGTAGAAGCTATACTTAAAATGCATGAAGAAAAGATGGAACTTTATGAAAGGATGCTGAAGGAGAAGGATGAGATTATGGGGAGATTGGAGAGGTTGATTGGGAAAGGATAG